The window GGCGCTCGACGTCCTGATGCGTGTGCGCGGCGGTGAGCGAGACGCGCAGGCGTGCGCTGCCTTGCGGGACGGTGGGCGGGCGGATCGCCGGAACCCACAGGCCGGCGTCCCACAGCGCGCGGGCGACGGCGAGGGTTTCGGCGTTGTCGCCGATCACGACGGGCTGGATCGGGGTGCGCGAGGGCATCAGTTGCCAGCGCCGCAGTTGCAGTCCGGTGCGGAGGTGTTCGATCAGGGTGGTGAGATGCACCCGGCGCGCGTCGCCGTGCTCGATCAGATCGAGGCTCTCGAGCAGGGCCGTCGCGAGCGCGGGCGGCGCGCCGGTCGTGAAGATGTAGGTGCGTGCCTTCTGCATCAGCCATTCGATGACGTTGTCGTGGCCGGCGATGAAGGCGCCGGAGACGCCGGCGGCCTTGCCCAGCGTTCCGATGTAGACGAGGCGCCACGAGGCGAGGCCGGCTTCGCGCAGCGCGCCGCGACCTTCAGGGCCGAGCACGCCGAAGCCGTGGGCGTCGTCGACCATCAGCCAGGCGTCGAAGCGCTCGGCCAGCGCGAGGAGGTCCGCGAGCGGCGCGACGTCGCCGTCCATGCTGAACACGGAGTCGGTGACGATCAGCTTGCGCTTCGCAGTGCTTGCGGCCAGCGCGCGTTCGAGGGGGGCGAGGTCGGCGTGCGGGTAGCGGCTCAGGTCGGCGCGCGAGAGCAGGGCGCCGTCGACGAGCGAGGCGTGGTTGAGGCGGTCGGCGAAGATCGCGTCGCCGCGGCCGACGAGGGCGGGGATCACGCCGGAGTTGGCCATGAAGCCGCTCGACAGGTAGAGCGCGCGTTCGCAGCCGACGAAGGTAGCGAGCCGGCGTTCGAGCTCGTCGTGCACGGTGTAGTGGCCGCTGACCAGGTGCGAGGCGCCCGAGCCGCAGCCCCAGCGGTCGGCGCCCGCCTTGAGCGCCGCGGCGAGCTCGGGCTCGGCGGCGAGGCCGAGGTAGTCGTTGCTGCAGAAGGCGAGCATGTCGCGGCCGTCGACGCGCGCGTGCGGGCCGCAGGGGGTATCGAGGCTGCGGCGCACGCGGCGCAGGGACTGGGCGTCGAGTTGGGCGAGGTCGGCCTTCAGCGAATCGAGCAGCATGAGGGGTCAGGCGAGGGCTGCGGCGAGCGCGGCGCCGGCGCCGGCGACGAGGTGGGCGACGTGGCCGTCGTCGAGCACGTAGGGCGGCATGAAGTACACCGTGTTGCCGATCGGGCGCAGGAGTACGCCATGTTCGAGGCCGGCCGAGAAGAAGCGGCGCGAGAAGTCGGGGCGCTCGCTGGCGACGTCGAACGCGAGGATCATGCCGCGCTGGCGCAGGTGGCGGACGGCTGGATGGTCGCCGAAACGGGCGCGGATGGCGTCGCCCAAGCGCTGCGCGAGGCCGCGGTTGGCGGAGAGGACGTCGTCCTGCGTGAAGATGTCGAGCGTCGCGAGTGCGGCGCGGCAGGCGAGCGGGTTGCCGGTATAGGAGTGCGAGTGCAGGAAGCCGCGGGTCGTCGCGTCGTCGTAGAAGGCGGCGTAGATCGTGTCGGTGGTGAGCACCAGCGACAACGGCAGGTAGCCGCCGGAAATGCCTTTCGACAGGCAGATGAAGTCGGGCCAGATGCCGGCCTGCTCGCACGCGAAGAAGGTGCCGGTGCGCCCGCAGCCCACCGCGATCTCGTCGGCGACGAGATGCACCTCGTAGCGGTCGCACAGCGCGCGCGCGAGGCGCAGGTATTCGGGGTCGTACATGACCATGCCGGAGGCGCCCTGCACGAGCGGCTCGACGATCAGCGCGGCGGTGTCGGCGTGGTGTGTGGCGAGATGGGCTTCGAGGGCCGCCGCGGCGCGGCGGGCGACGTCGGCGGCCGATTCGCCGGGTTCGGCGAGGCGCGCGTCGGGTGTCGCGACGATGCTGCCGGACCGTATCAGGGGCGCGTAGGCATCGCGGAAGATCGCGACGTCGGTGACGGCCAGCGCACCCGCCGTCTCGCCGTGGTAGCTGCCGGCGAGGCTGACGAAGCGGGACTTTTCCGGTCGGCCGAGGTTGCGCCAGTAGTGCGCGCTCATCTTCAGCGCGATCTCGGTCGCGGAGGCGCCGTCGGAGGCGTAGAAGGCGTGGCCGAGGCGGTGGCCGGTGAGGGCGGCGAGGCGCTCGGAGAGCTCGACGACCGGTTCGTGCGTGAAGCCCGCGAGCATCACGTGTTCGAGGCGTTCGAGCTGGTCGCGCAGCGCGGCGTTGATGCGTGGGTTGCAGTGGCCGAAGAGATTCACCCACCAAGAACTGATGCCGTCGAGCAGGCGCCGCCCGTCCGCGTCGATCAACCACGGCCCCTCGCCGCGCACGATCGGCACCAGCGGCAGATGCTCGTGCTGCTTCATCTGCGTGCAGGGGTGCCAGACGGACTTGAGGGAGCGGTCGAGCAGGGAGCGGTCGGGCGAGGACGAAGCGTGCATCAGGGGTTCCGGCGGCGTGCAACAGGGAAATGTCGCGCAACGAGGGTTTCCTGTCAAACCCGCAACAGGCGGATCGGGGCGCCGGCGGTGCGATTTGCTAACATGTGACATCCCCCAACCCGAAGAGCCGATTGCCATGATTTTCGTGATCTCCCCGGCCAAGGCGCTCGACTACGAAACGCCGCCGGTGACCGACGTGCATACGCAGCCCGACTACCTCGGCGATGCGGCCGAACTGATCGCGGTGATGCGCGAGAAGTCGCCGGCCGAGGTTTCCGCGCTGATGGATATCTCCGACCAGCTTGCGACGCTCAACGTGGCGCGCTACGAATCCTGGGCGCCGCCGTTCTCGCTCGCCAACGCGAAACAGGCCGTGCTGGCCTTCAACGGCGACGTGTACGAGGGGCTCGCCGCGACGACGTTGTCGCCGGCGGAGCTCGAATGGGCGCAAGCGCACTTGCGCATCCTGTCGGGCCTGTACGGCCTGCTGCGGCCGCTCGACCTGATGCAGGCGTATCGCCTGGAGATGGGGACGCGGCTCGCGAATCCGCGCGGGAAGAATCTGTACGCCTTCTGGGGCGACAAGCTGACCATGGCGCTGAACGGGTTGCTCGCACAGCAGCGCGAGGCCGGTGCCGTACCCGTGCTGGTCAATCTGGCGTCTGAGGAATACTTCAAGTCCGTGATCCCGGCGAAGCTTGCGGCGCCGGTCGTGACGCCGGTGTTCGAGGACTGGAAGGGTGGGCGCTACAAGATCATCAGCTTCTACGCGAAGCGCGCGCGCGGGCTGATGTGCCGCTACGCGATCCGCAACCGGGTCGAGGATGTCGAGGGCCTCAAGGGCTTCGACCTGGAAGGTTACGCGCTCGCGCCCGAGGCGTCAGACCGGGACACGCTGGTGTTCCGCCGTCGCGTCGAGTGAGGGCCCTCGCATGAAGATCAGTCACAGCTTCGACTCGGGTGCGATCGAGGTGCTGAGCGTCGACGATCCGGGGAACATCCGCCTGCGCCTGCGGGCGGACAATGCCGCGGAGTTTCGCCAGTGGTTCCACTTCCGCGTGCAGGGCGCGGCGGGGCAAAGCCTGCGCATGGTGTTCGAGAACGCCGCGGAAGCGGCTTATCCGGACGGATGGCCGGGCTACCGCTGCGTCGCGTCGTACGACCGGCGCAGCTGGTTTCGCGTTGCCGACACGCGCTACGAGGATGGCCAGCTGATCGTCGAGCACGCGCCCGAGCACGGCAGTGTCTATTACGCGTACTTCGAGCCGTATTCCTACGAGCGCCACCTCGATCTCGTCGGCTGGGCGGAGATGTCGCCCTTCGCGCAGGCGGATAGCCTGGGATGGACGGTCGAAGGGCGGGAGATCGACCGCATCGTCGTCGGGCGGGCGACGCCGGGACACCGGCCGGTGTGGGTCATCGCGCGTCAGCACCCGGGCGAGACGATGGCCGAGTGGTTCATCGAAGGCTTGCTGGAGCGGCTGCTGGATGCCGCAGACCCGGTCGCGCGCCGCATCCGCGAGCGCGCCGTGCTCCACATCGTGCCGAACATGAATCCGGACGGCGCGATCCACGGCAACCTGCGCACGAACGCCGCGGGGCGCAATCTGAACCGCGAATGGCGTGCGCCGGACGAGCAGGCGAGCCCCGAAGTCTTCCATGTCCGCCGGGCGATGGAAGCGACGGGCTGCGATCTCTTCCTCGACATCCACGGCGACGAGGCGCTGCCCTACGTGTTCTTTTCGACCGCGGAAGAGGTGCCCGGCTTTACCGTGGAGACTGCCGCGCGGCAGGCCCGCTTCGTCGCGGCGTTCGCTGCGGCGAGCCCGGATTTCCAGACTGAGGAGGGTTACAAGCCCGGCCGCTTCGGCGAGGAGCTGCTGACGCTGGCGAGCAAGTGGGTGGCGCACCGCTTCGGCTGCGTGTCGCTGACGCTGGAGATGCCGTTCAAGGACAACGCGAACCTGCCCGACGGGCATGCGGGCTGGAGCGGTGCGCGCAGCAAGCGGATGGGTGCGGCGATGCTGAACGCGATCCTCGCGCACCTGGAAGGTGCGTGAAGATCGGTAGGGCGGATGAGCTGCGTGGCGGCGTTATCCGCCGCATGTGCGGGCGGTCAGCGTAAGGCCATGCGGCGGAAGGCGCTTCGCTTTTCCGCCCTACGCGAAAAGGTTCAGCAGCCCGTCCAGGCCGACGTGGTCGAGGCGGCAGTCGGCGATCTGGCGCAGCACTGGCTTGGCGCGGAACGCGACGCCGAAGCCGGCTTCGGTGAGCATCGGCAGATCGTTCGCACCGTCTCCGGCGGCGATGACCTGATCCGGGCGCAGGCCGAGGCGTTCGCGCGCGGCGCGCAGGTGGGCGGCCTTGGCGGCACCGTCGACGACCGGGCCGCTGACGCGTCCGGTGAGCTTGCCATCCACGACTTCGAGCTGGTTCGCGTGGGTTTCGTCGAAGCCCAGGCGGGCCTTGAGGCGCTCGGTGAAGTAGGTGAAGCCGCCCGACACCAGCACGGTATGGATGCCGGCCGCTTTCAGGCCGCGCATCAGCCGTTCGGCGCCGGGGTTGAGTTGCAGGCGCTGCTCGTAGACGTCGGCGAGGGCGGATTCGGGCAGGCCGGCGAGCAGGCTCACGCGGCGCGTGAGGGATTCGGTGAAGTCGATCTCGCCGCGCATCGCGGCTTCGGTGATCGCGGCGACTTCGCCCTTCAGGCCCTGCATGTCGGCGATTTCGTCGATGCACTCGATGTTGATCAGCGTCGAGTCCATGTCGGTGACGAAGAGGCCGAAATCGGCCAGCCGGCGGCCGGGTTCGACCCAGGCCCGGTCGAGCGCCGCCGCGGCGCAGACCGCGTCGATCTCGCTGTTTTCATGGGCGCCGACGAGGCGGAACGCCTGCGGCGTGATCTGTTCGATGGCGCTCGCGCCGGTGAGCTTGGCGACGGTTTTCAGGGCGACCGAATCGACGTCCTCGCCCTGCACGACGAGATTCATTCCGCGGCGCTCCGGCGTTGCAGTGCGTCGCGCAGCACGGCGTGCGCCTTGCGGATGGTGTCGGCGGTGTCGTCCCAGCCGATGCAGGCGTCGGTGACCGAACAGCCGTACTTGAGCTGCGACAGATCGGCGGGAATCGGCTGGTTGCCGGATTCGAGGAAGCTCTCGATCATGAGGCCGACGACCGAGCGGTTGCCTTCGCGGATCTGGAAGATCACGTCCTTCATGACCAGTGGCTGCAACTCGGGCTTCTTCCACGAGTTGGCGTGTGAGCAGTCGACGACGATGTTCTGCGGCAGCTTGGCCTTCGCCAGCGCCTGTTCGGCGAGCGAGATCGACACGGTGTCGTAGTTCGGACGGCCGCCGCCGCCGCGCAGCACGATGTGGCCGTAGCGGTTGCCGCGAGTGCGCAGGATCGCGGATTGTCCCGCGCCGTTGATGCCGAGGAAACTGTGCGGATGCGAGGCGGAGACGATGGCGTTGATCGCGACGTCGAGATCGCCGTCGGTGGCGTTCTTGAACCCGACCGGGGTCGACAGGCCGGACGACATCTCGCGGTGCGTCTGCGATTCCGAGGTGCGGGCGCCGATCGCGGTCCACGAGATGAGGTCGCCGTAGTACTGCGGAGCGATCGGGTCGAGCGCCTCGGTACCCGCGGGCAGGCCGATCTCGTTCACGGCCATGAGGAAGCGGCGTGCCTTCTCCATGCCTTCGTCGATGCGGAAGGAGTCGTCCATGTAGGGGTCGTTGATGTAACCCTTCCAGCCCGTGGAGGTGCGCGGTTTTTCGAAATACACGCGCATCACGAGGACCATGGTCTCCGAGACGTCGTCGGCGAGTGCCTTGAGGCGGCGCGCGTAGTCGACACCGGCAACAGGGTCGTGGATCGAGCACGGGCCGACGACCACGAACAGGCGGTTGTCCTTGCGGTCGAGGATGTCGTTGAGGGCCCGACGGCCGGCCAGGACCGTCTCGGCGGCATTTTCGGTCAGCGGGACGCGCGCCTTGATCTCTTCCGGCGAGGGCATGTGATCGAGGGCGACGATGTTGAGGTTTTCGGTGTTGGCGACAGGCATGGCGCGCTCCGCAGTGCAGCAAAGAGAGAAATTGTAACCCGAAGCGCGGGCGCTCCGGGCGCGCGAGGCGTGCCTGTCGGCACTACGCGAGTGCGGCAGGGGCCTGCGTCGTGAGCGCCTGTTTGCGGGCGGTGGCGGCGCCGAGCAGGGTGAAGCCGAGCAGGGTGCCGTCGGGCGCGAGAAACTGCGCTTCGACACCGGCTTCGCCGTTCGCGGCGGGGACGATGTGCCAGTTGCCCTCGGCGTTCGCCGCCGGGGGGCAGACGACGGTCGGGCAAGCGGGCGTCTTCACGACGACGGGCATCGCGGGGTAGACGATCGACGTCGGCTTGCCGGCGAGTGTCGCCGCCAGCGCGCGGGCCTGGTGCATGATCGGCATCACGAAGGGCAGCACCAGGCCTTCGACTTCGGCGCAGTCGCCGAGCGCGCGGATGTGCGCGTCGGAGGTGGCGAGCAGGCGGTCGACGCGGATGCCGCGATTCACCACCAGTCCGGCAGTGCCGGCGAGCGTGGTGCGCGGGCGCAGGCCGACTGCGGAGAGCACGAGGTCGGCCTCGAGGACGCTGCCGTCGTCGAGCGTGACGCGATAGACGCTTCCGTTGCGCGCGACGGTGGTCGCAGAGGTGTTCATGCGGAAAGTGACCCCGGCCGCTTCCAGTTGCTGCCGGAACCACGTCGCGGCCGCTTCGGGGAGCAGGCGGCCGAGCGGCCAGGCCGCGATGTCGATCACGACCGGCGAGATGCCGCGGGCGAGCATGTCGTTGGCGAATTCGCAGCCGATGAGGCCGGCGCCGAGTACGACGACGCGCTTCGCGCCGTCGAGCCGCGCGGCAAAGCGGGCGAAATCGTCGAGGTCGTTCACCGACAGGATGTCCGCGGCACCGTCGCCGGCGACGGGAAGGCGGATCGGATCGGCGCCGATCGCGAGGACGAGATCGCGGTAGGCGATGCGCTCGCCGCTGGTCAGCGCGACGACGCGGTTCGCGCGATCGATGGACGCGATCTCGACCCGCGGGCGGATCGTCGCGAGCACTTCGCCGGCCATCTTGTCGGCCGATTTCATGACCAGGCTCTCGGCGGTCTTGTTGGCGGACAGCGCGTTCGAGAGCATCGGCTTGGAGTAGAAACCCGCCGCGTCGCGGCTCAGGATCATCAGCGGCGTGTCGCGGTCGAGCTTGCGGAATTCACGCGCGA is drawn from Azoarcus sp. DN11 and contains these coding sequences:
- a CDS encoding M14-type cytosolic carboxypeptidase, with product MKISHSFDSGAIEVLSVDDPGNIRLRLRADNAAEFRQWFHFRVQGAAGQSLRMVFENAAEAAYPDGWPGYRCVASYDRRSWFRVADTRYEDGQLIVEHAPEHGSVYYAYFEPYSYERHLDLVGWAEMSPFAQADSLGWTVEGREIDRIVVGRATPGHRPVWVIARQHPGETMAEWFIEGLLERLLDAADPVARRIRERAVLHIVPNMNPDGAIHGNLRTNAAGRNLNREWRAPDEQASPEVFHVRRAMEATGCDLFLDIHGDEALPYVFFSTAEEVPGFTVETAARQARFVAAFAAASPDFQTEEGYKPGRFGEELLTLASKWVAHRFGCVSLTLEMPFKDNANLPDGHAGWSGARSKRMGAAMLNAILAHLEGA
- the bioF gene encoding 8-amino-7-oxononanoate synthase yields the protein MLLDSLKADLAQLDAQSLRRVRRSLDTPCGPHARVDGRDMLAFCSNDYLGLAAEPELAAALKAGADRWGCGSGASHLVSGHYTVHDELERRLATFVGCERALYLSSGFMANSGVIPALVGRGDAIFADRLNHASLVDGALLSRADLSRYPHADLAPLERALAASTAKRKLIVTDSVFSMDGDVAPLADLLALAERFDAWLMVDDAHGFGVLGPEGRGALREAGLASWRLVYIGTLGKAAGVSGAFIAGHDNVIEWLMQKARTYIFTTGAPPALATALLESLDLIEHGDARRVHLTTLIEHLRTGLQLRRWQLMPSRTPIQPVVIGDNAETLAVARALWDAGLWVPAIRPPTVPQGSARLRVSLTAAHTHQDVERLVAALNGLERSA
- a CDS encoding FAD-dependent oxidoreductase → MPQPIVIAGSGLAGYNLAREFRKLDRDTPLMILSRDAAGFYSKPMLSNALSANKTAESLVMKSADKMAGEVLATIRPRVEIASIDRANRVVALTSGERIAYRDLVLAIGADPIRLPVAGDGAADILSVNDLDDFARFAARLDGAKRVVVLGAGLIGCEFANDMLARGISPVVIDIAAWPLGRLLPEAAATWFRQQLEAAGVTFRMNTSATTVARNGSVYRVTLDDGSVLEADLVLSAVGLRPRTTLAGTAGLVVNRGIRVDRLLATSDAHIRALGDCAEVEGLVLPFVMPIMHQARALAATLAGKPTSIVYPAMPVVVKTPACPTVVCPPAANAEGNWHIVPAANGEAGVEAQFLAPDGTLLGFTLLGAATARKQALTTQAPAALA
- the bioA gene encoding adenosylmethionine--8-amino-7-oxononanoate transaminase, with the translated sequence MHASSSPDRSLLDRSLKSVWHPCTQMKQHEHLPLVPIVRGEGPWLIDADGRRLLDGISSWWVNLFGHCNPRINAALRDQLERLEHVMLAGFTHEPVVELSERLAALTGHRLGHAFYASDGASATEIALKMSAHYWRNLGRPEKSRFVSLAGSYHGETAGALAVTDVAIFRDAYAPLIRSGSIVATPDARLAEPGESAADVARRAAAALEAHLATHHADTAALIVEPLVQGASGMVMYDPEYLRLARALCDRYEVHLVADEIAVGCGRTGTFFACEQAGIWPDFICLSKGISGGYLPLSLVLTTDTIYAAFYDDATTRGFLHSHSYTGNPLACRAALATLDIFTQDDVLSANRGLAQRLGDAIRARFGDHPAVRHLRQRGMILAFDVASERPDFSRRFFSAGLEHGVLLRPIGNTVYFMPPYVLDDGHVAHLVAGAGAALAAALA
- the serB gene encoding phosphoserine phosphatase SerB — encoded protein: MNLVVQGEDVDSVALKTVAKLTGASAIEQITPQAFRLVGAHENSEIDAVCAAAALDRAWVEPGRRLADFGLFVTDMDSTLINIECIDEIADMQGLKGEVAAITEAAMRGEIDFTESLTRRVSLLAGLPESALADVYEQRLQLNPGAERLMRGLKAAGIHTVLVSGGFTYFTERLKARLGFDETHANQLEVVDGKLTGRVSGPVVDGAAKAAHLRAARERLGLRPDQVIAAGDGANDLPMLTEAGFGVAFRAKPVLRQIADCRLDHVGLDGLLNLFA
- a CDS encoding 3-deoxy-7-phosphoheptulonate synthase, whose product is MPVANTENLNIVALDHMPSPEEIKARVPLTENAAETVLAGRRALNDILDRKDNRLFVVVGPCSIHDPVAGVDYARRLKALADDVSETMVLVMRVYFEKPRTSTGWKGYINDPYMDDSFRIDEGMEKARRFLMAVNEIGLPAGTEALDPIAPQYYGDLISWTAIGARTSESQTHREMSSGLSTPVGFKNATDGDLDVAINAIVSASHPHSFLGINGAGQSAILRTRGNRYGHIVLRGGGGRPNYDTVSISLAEQALAKAKLPQNIVVDCSHANSWKKPELQPLVMKDVIFQIREGNRSVVGLMIESFLESGNQPIPADLSQLKYGCSVTDACIGWDDTADTIRKAHAVLRDALQRRSAAE
- the yaaA gene encoding peroxide stress protein YaaA, which translates into the protein MIFVISPAKALDYETPPVTDVHTQPDYLGDAAELIAVMREKSPAEVSALMDISDQLATLNVARYESWAPPFSLANAKQAVLAFNGDVYEGLAATTLSPAELEWAQAHLRILSGLYGLLRPLDLMQAYRLEMGTRLANPRGKNLYAFWGDKLTMALNGLLAQQREAGAVPVLVNLASEEYFKSVIPAKLAAPVVTPVFEDWKGGRYKIISFYAKRARGLMCRYAIRNRVEDVEGLKGFDLEGYALAPEASDRDTLVFRRRVE